In Naumovozyma castellii chromosome 1, complete genome, one DNA window encodes the following:
- the DMO2 gene encoding Dmo2p (ancestral locus Anc_7.334), whose protein sequence is MSNILSVFNPPQQRDLDESETLDCLPCQVMNSMLALGFGSYLVSGRAFKYSTKDTKAGISLKQFEKSNPLWWKSSVKGFGAGLIVYGIVRGTEGWVWNKEKKYQPLS, encoded by the coding sequence ATGAGCAATATATTGTCAGTTTTCAACCCCCCTCAACAGCGTGACCTAGATGAATCGGAAACATTGGATTGTTTGCCCTGTCAAGTCATGAACTCGATGCTAGCTCTTGGGTTTGGGAGTTACTTAGTCTCTGGCAGAGCTTTCAAATACTCTACGAAGGATACCAAGGCTGGAATCAGTCTGAAGCAGTTTGAAAAGAGTAATCCCCTCTGGTGGAAATCCAGTGTTAAGGGGTTTGGTGCTGGATTAATCGTCTATGGTATTGTTCGAGGCACTGAGGGTTGGGTCTggaataaagaaaagaaataccaACCACTGTCCTAA